The DNA sequence GAACACCAGAAAGAACTGGCTAAAGTCCAGTCTTTAAAAAGTGACATTCGTCGAAAAGTTCAGGAAAAAGAACTCGAAATGGAAAATTTAAAAAATCAAATTCGAGATGGTGAGAACCGAATTCAAGAAATTTCTGAGCAAATCAACAAATTAGAAAATCAACAAGCTGCTGTAAAAAAAATGGATGAGTTTAATGCTCTTACCCAAGAAATGACTACAGCAAATAAAGAACGTCGATCTTTAGAACATCAGCTTAGTGATCTTATGGACAAACAGGCTGGAGGAGAAGACCTGATTGTTTCTCTCAAAGAAAGCTTGGCTTCTACAGAAAATAGCAGTAGTGTTATTGAAAAAGAAATTTTTGAAAGCATTAAAAAAATTAATGAAGAAGGTAAATCTCTACTCGAACAGCGGTCAGCATTAAAGCATACAACCAATCCTGAACTACTGAGTATTTACGAGCGTTTACTAAATAATAAAAAAGATCGAGTTGTTGTTCCTATTGAAAATCGTGTTTGCAGTGGTTGTCATATTGTTTTAACCCCTCAACACGAAAATCTCGTAAGAAAGAAAGACCGTTTAATTTTCTGTGAACACTGCTCAAGAATTCTTTACTGGCAAGAATCTCAAGCAAACGTTCAAGAAAGTTCCACAGCAAAACGTCGTCGTCGTCGTGCCGCTGTATAGATTCAATCGGAAGAGAAAGGCAACCGCTGTTTATGTTTTTTAAAGAAGCATAAAGAGAGGAAAGTCTGGACTTCACAAGAGAAGATACTGGAGAAATTCCAGGGGCCGTAAGGCTACGGAAAGTGCAACAGAAAACACTCCGCTATAAAATTTATTTTATAGACAGGCTGAAAATTCCTACTTTAGGAGTAGGAGCTATTAAGGTGACTTAATAGACATGCAAACCCTATCTGAAGCAAGAGAAAAAAGCTTTTTGTATCTGCAAATATGGAAAGATTCCTTTCCATAGGCTTTTTCGAAGTCGCTTGAGGGATCTAGTAATAGCTCCCCTAGATGAATGGTTGCCCTTTAAGATAGTCCCAAGATTATCTTATAGACAGAATCCAGCTTACCCTCTCTTCCGATATTTTTTCTTGAATCTTAAAGTAGGCCTGCCTTAGCCAAGGTATGCATATGTAATAAACCTGTCACATGCCTGTTTTCCTCATTATCTAAAACAGGAAGAACAGCTACAGGGCTATTAGTTTCCATAAGCTGCAAAGCAATAGCAATATCCGCATCCTCGGTAATAAATCGAGGATTTGGAGTCATGACTTCACTTAAAGATAAGGAAAGCACCTTTCCCCCGTGGCAAGCTAAAGAACGTCGTAAATCTCCGTCTGTAAAAATCCCTATTAAACGAAATTGCGAATTTATTACACAAACACAACCGCAGCCATAAGCAGAAATAATCTCTAAGCAAACGCCTACTTTATCTTCAGGATTACAGAAAGGCACCTCTGTTTTGGGGAACATAAAGTCCTTAACTTTACCATTAGCTTTCATGCCAATTTGCCCACTAGGATGATTATGGCCATAGGCAGATAAAGAAATACCTCGACCATGGAAAAGCAACATCGCCAAAAAATCTCCAAAGATCATCTGGCATGTTGTAGAGTTTGTAGGAATTAGATTAAAAGGATCCAATTCAGAAACAGAAGGTAATATAATAACCAGGTCCGATAGAGCTGCTAAATTAGAATAAGGAACTGAAGTAATTCCTACAATAATAACACCACGATTCTTCAAATGAGGAATAGTGTTTAGTAACTCTTGAGTTTCTCCACTCTTAGAAAATAAACAGACAAAATCTCCAGCATTCACAAGGCCAAGATCACCGTGTAATAAATCTATAGGAGAAAGAAATAAAGAACGCTCACTTAAAGACTGGAGCGTAGCTACTACTTTGCGTGCTACGCATCCACTTTTCCCTACACCAGAAAAAAATACCCACCCCGAATGGTCGAGCATTTTTTCCACTAATTGTATAGTTTCTTCAGATTGAAAAGTTTGGAAAAAAAAATTTATGGATTCTTTTTGCTTACTTAGAATGTCTTGACATACATCAGTAGAAATCATCAGAGGGTTCATTCTCAGTGCCCATTATATTAGCTATACTCTAGCTCATCGTAACAGACTCCAAACGATTTTTCAATGAGGTTAAGAACTCACTACCATAAATGCCATCCAAAACCCTATGATCAAAAGTAAGTGTAACGTAGATCATTTTGCGAATCGCTAAAGAATCATCATCACGAACGACAACACGTTTTTGTATGGTACCAATTCCTAAAATAGCAACCTCAGGATAACGTATGATAGGCATCCCAATCAAAGCCCCTGTCATTCCAAAGTTAGTCACAGTAACACTGCCTTCTTGAACTTCACTAGGATCTAGTTTATTCAAACGAGCTCGTACAGATAAATCTGCCAATGCCTTCGCAATACTTACTAAACCACGGTCTTGACAATTGTGAATGACTGGGACAACGACCCCTTCCTTATTAAGGTTAACAGCAATGCCAACATTTATAGACTTCTTCATAACAATGGTAGTCCCATCTAAAGAACCATTGAGCAGAGGAAACTGTTTTAGGGTCTGTGCTAAGCAATGTACAATAAAACTTGTGATAGTTAGTTTTACCCCATGAATATCTAAGAAACGCTGGCGTTCTCCAGCAATCAGGTTCATAAGATCCGTGACATCGACATCGACAATCAAAGATGCGTGGGGAACTTCATCTGAAGATTTACGTAAAGAGGAGGCTATTGCCTTACGCAACGGAGACATAGGAACACGACTCTCTTCCCCCTCAAAGATTTGTGAAGTCGCCACTTGTCGTACTTCTAAAATATAAGCTTCCAGATCTTGACGAGTAACTCTCCCTCCTTGCCCTGTACCAGCAATCTTTTGAAGCTTATCAAAGTCAATTCCCTCACGCTGTGCTAAACTTAAGACTGCAGGAGAAAACCAGCCTGAGGAACTTATACCCAAACATCTTTGGGACCCTGTTTCATAACCAGCTTGAGAAGATAAGGGAGTCTCTGGTGAAGCATCTTCAACCTCTATCAAGCCTAAAACATCTCCAGCAGCCACTTCGTCTCCCTCATCCACACAGAAACGAATAAGTCGACCTGCCTGCGGAGAAGCTAATTCGGTAGCAATCTTATCTGTGGATATTTCAATCACAGGCTCATCTTTAGCAACATGATCACCCAAATGTTTTAACCAACGGACAATAGACCCTCCTGAATTGGTTTCTCCTATTTTAGGGAATTGGAATTCAAATATCATGTAGCTTTACCTTCTCTGTAGTTTTAACACGTTCTTGTTTAGATTCTGGGGAAGTAAGCTCATCTTCTCGACTAGCTACATAAGTAGCGACTACAGCATCTCCAAGGATGTTCATTGGTGTACCAACAATGTCTCTTAATCGATCAATCCCAGCAAGTATCGCGATCCCCTGTATAGGCAAACCTACAGATGCCAACACAGAACCTAAAGTAATCATACCACCTCCAGGAACTCCAGCACTACCTACTGCAGAAAATGTTGCTGTCACCACTAATAATAACAGGCTACCCCAAGGTAACGGACAATTATATGCTTGAGCAATGAAAACCGCAGCCATGCCTTGAAAAATTGCCGTTCCATTCATATTTACGGTAGCCCCAAGAGGTAAAACAAAACCAGAAACTTCAGTAGAAACTCCTAAATTTTTAGAAACACAACGCATAGTTACAGGCAAGGTTGCAGAACTACTAGCCGTAGATACTGCGCAAGAAATAGCATCCATCATGGCATTAAGGAACCTCGAAAAGGACATATTACAGCCAAAACGGACAAGCCCTCCAAAAACAAATATTGCATGGAATAAGCAAGCAAGATAATAAGCAATGATAAATTTTCCTAACTGCCAAAGCACTCCTAAACCATGATTTCCTGCGATCCATGCCATGCTAGCTCCGACACCATAGGGAGCAAAATTCATAATCATGTTTACCATACGCAACATAATCTCAGAGAAACCATCAATAAAGCGTTCCACAGGACGACCACGGTCTCCAGAAAGCCTCAAAGCGATTCCTAAGAAAAGAGCAAAAATAATAATTTGTAAAATATTCCCTTCAGCGAAAGAACGCACGGGATTTGATGGAAAAATCTGAGATATTGTAGATAAAAAGTAGGTGGCGTTCTTTTTTGAATCAACATTAAGCTCCGCACTCACAAATGAAGAATCAGTAAAATCACAACCACTCCCAGGACAAAAGATCCATGCAAAACACAAACCAATGACAATGGCTACCGCCGTAGTTACTAGATATAGTCCTACACTTTTAACTCCAATTCGTCCCAATTTTTTCATATCGCTAATTGAGGCGATTCCTAAAACCATTGAGCAGAAAACTAAGGGATAGACTACCATGCTCAATAAATTTAAAAAGATGTCCCCTATAGGTTTAAAAAAGATAGCCTTATCTTCTAAAACTAAACCTAAGGTAACCCCGACAAACAATCCAATAAAGATCTTCATCCATAATTTCATCAGTTACCCCTGTTTTTATGTATTTGATCAATCATGTTCAAAAGAGAAGTCGCATTTTCCTCATTAACAGAAAGACGCATTTGCACCTTGCCTATAGGCAATAAACTTGAGTCCTCAGATAATCGAGGAAGCTTTACACTATCCTTTTCTGTACATAACAAACCCTGTCCTTGGCGCATCACCATTTGCTGACAAAAGTAATTTAATTCTTTTTTTGTTATTCCTACGTGATCAGGTAGCAAATACTTTCCCAAAACACGGATCCCTGCTTTCTTAAGCATATTTAAAAATCCTTGAGGAAATCCTAACCCACAGAAGACACCAACACGTAGGTCGCGAAGAGTTTCTTCAGAAATATGTTCTCCATTATGTGTCCAGACCACAGAAGCAATCTTAGGCACTACAGACACTCGCAAAGCATCTGAAATACTCTTCACTAAGGTCTCAGACTCTTCCCCCCCATCATTGATCACAATAGCATCGACAGTTTTCAATCTAGCAGGAAAATCCCTTAACCTACCTTTAGGGAAAAATGCATGTCCCCCAAGGGGATCCTGACCATTGACGACAGCAATTTCTATGTCTTTATGCAACTTGCGATACTGAAGACCGTCATCTAAAAGCAAAAAATCAAACTTTTCTGCAGCTTTTGCTGCCGATACTCTTCGATCTTTATGTACCCATACACAGCCCTCAGGGAGCTTTTCTGCCATTAATAAGGGCTCATCCCCTACATAGGATGCAGAATGCTCTTTCGCGTTTACAATAGTGAGTTCTTTCCTTCGGCTTGATTCACTCTTATAGCCACGCGAAAGCACACCACAGGAATACCCTTTAAGCCTCAAGGCCTCTGCCAACCACAATACCGTCGGCGTCTTTCCTGCTCCTCCAATCACAATATTGCCTACACTAATGACTGTAGCACGCACACGTAAAGGAGAGGGCAAGGGGAGCCAGTTCCAACAGGCTACTAGGCAAGAAAAACCTTTAGACAAAAGACTACCTAACTGCCCCCAACCAAGAACACCTTCAAGGCTAATGGCTAAGGTAAGACGGCGATAAAGAAAAAAGAGCGGTGAGGGAAACCGTTTTTTCATTGTTCCTCTTTTAAACTCACGAATTTCTTTGTCCGGAAAATCATGCTTGTTAAAGGAACACAATCTTCGCCGTACTACAAAGAGATCTAGTATTGCAAAACAAAAGATTAAAAATCAAGTTTACAAAGAGCAATTAAAAAATTATCTTAAAGAAAAATCAATATATTAATAGTTTTTCAAAAAACAATTTCATATATTAATTAAGCCAGCGTTGACGAACAACTTCATAAGCTACAGCAGCTACAGAGGCAGAGAGATTCAAAGAATCAGATTCCCCACACATAGGTAAAGCAATTTTCAAAAAATCTTCGCAGAACCAGTTCTTAGTTAAACCATCTTTTTCTGAACCAAATACTAGTGCTGTCGCCCCCCGATAATTTTTAGAAAAATACAATTGTTCTGCTTGTGGAGATGTTACAAAAACTTGCCAACCCTCCTGTTTTAATAGTTCTTGTACCTCAGTAATAAACAGAGAAAGAATAGGAAGAGAAAATACAGCTCCCAAAGAAGACCTCACTACATTCGGATTGTATAGATCCACAACAGGATCACATAAAATAACACCGTCTACACCGGCGCCATCAGCAATTCTTAAAATAGCCCCCAAATTGCCAGGCTTTTCTATTTGCTCAATAATAAGATAAAAAGGTTGAATGTTCCTACGTTGGGTCAAAAAATCTTCCCTGCTCCAGATCTTTTTCTGCATAACTGCAATAAAATTGTCATAATGTTCCTTAAAAGAAAGTTGAGCGAGAGTAGAATCTAAACAATATAAAACCTCTATAGAATCTTTTTTTAGTTTATTTAAAAATTCTTTTTCTTTTTCTACAAGATGTGTTCCACAAAAAACATGCTGACAGATATATCCGGCATGCAATGCCTTTTGAATCTCACGAGTTCCTTCTACCAAAAACCAGGAGCTCTTTCTACAACGAGAACGTTTTAAAGATAGAGCTTCTTTAACTCGAAAATTATGTTTTCCTATGCACTCCATTGAACAAAGCTCCCAGCAGGTAATGCTGTTTCACCTTTTCCGCAAAAACTTTCCCCACAAGACCACCCCTCTGGAATAAGATGCGTTAGGCTACGTCTTGCTATAGCTTTTAAAAATTCTGGCGTATGCCCTGGAGTGTGAGAAGTCAATAGAAAATAAGAGGCGTCCATTATAAGAAGTCGTGAACACAAGGAAAGTAAAGAAAACATGTCTTTCTCTATTTTAAAAATTTCTTTGTTAGGCCCTCGGCCATAGGTTGGAGGATCTAAAAGAATTATGTGATACCCTCTGTTTCTACGAATTTCTTTTTTTAAAAAAGATACGACATCTTCAACAACCCAAAAAATGCGTTTTTCATGAAAAACATTCTCCTCTACATTCCTTTGAGCCCAACGGACAGCTGCTTGAGAAGCATCTACATGAGTCACACGTCCCCCGCATTTCGCTGCAAAAATTGAACTTGCTCCCGTATAAGCAAAAAGGTTTAGTACCCGACAATCCCGATGTTTCTGAATAGCCGCTTCCAAAGCAGGCCAAAACCCCATATGTTCAGGAAACATGCCTAAATGGCCGAACGGGGTTTTCTTTAATAGGCAACGGACATCATAACATGAAATTACCCATTCTTCAGGAACATGCTTATAACTTTTCCAAAAGCCCTGCTCTCCCTGACGGACATACTGTACTTGTGCTTGAGACCAAAGGTGCGGGCTACTTTTTGGCCAAACAGCAACACCTGAAGGACGTATTAAAGTCACAGGACCAAAACATTCTAATTTGTTTCCATCACCACTATCCAGCAACTTATAATCCATAACCACAATTCCTCGAATAATAGTCTATGCCTGAGCCAAAATACGTTTCATCGTGTCTACCTGGACTTTTGTTGACATATCTATTTCAATATTGACTCTTTCGCCCACTCCTTTCTTTCCTAAAGTAGTCCTTTGAAGAGTTTCTGGAATCAATCCTACGGAAAAAGTAGTAAAATCTACTGAAACTATTGTCAAACTTACTCCATCAACAGCAATAAATCCCTTATCAAAAAGGTAGGGGGCAAGTTCTTTGGGGGTAAGAAAATAGTAGCGATTTTCCTTTATATCACTAATCTCTGCTGTTTCCAAAACATGTCCCGAGAGCAAGTGACCTCCAACAGACTCTCCCATTTTTAATGCAGACTCTAAGTTAACTAAGTCACCGCACTGCCTTTCTCCCAATGTCGTACAAGCTAAAGTTTCGGGAATAACATCAAAAAAGAGCCCTTTTTTATTCTGAAATTTTAAAGTCAAACAGACTCCATCTACTGCTATGCTACATCCAGGGAGCAGAACACTACTAAACACTGATGTACTCTTTACTCCTAAGGCTAGCCCTTTTCCTTGAGGCTCTAAAAAACAAACTTCACCTAACTCTTGAACAATCCCTGAAAACATCTTTCCTCTTTTAGTAATAAAAGTTTTATAACAAAAGTATTACTAGACTAGTATAGGATTTTATCTCCCCAGTAAGCAAAGTAATTTTACACATCCATTCAGCATTACAAGTTCTCAACACTTTTGTTATCGAGGATGTTTTGTATTGATTTCTTAGAAAAAATCTTTGCAACTATAGTGACTTATATTTATCCTAATTTAAAAACCTGGTTTTTCTTAGACTACCTTAACCTAGGAGGTAGCTCCCGTGCGGTGTCCTTTTTGCAATCATGGGGAGTTAAAAGTTATAGATTCAAGAAACGCTCTAGAAGCTAACGCAATAAAACGTCGCCGGGAATGTTTAAAATGTTCTCAACGTTTTACTACGTTCGAAACCGTTGAACTCACCCTACAGGTGTTAAAACGTGATGGACGTTACGAAAACTTTCAAGAATCTAAATTAATTCATGGGCTCAACGCAGCTTCCAGTCACACGCGGATTGGTCAAGACCAGGTTCACGCTATAGCTTCTAATGTTAAATCCGAACTTTTAGGCAAACAAAATAGGGAAATTTCTACCAAAGAAATTGGCGAACTAGTAATGAAACATCTAAAAAAGGCTGACATGATTGCCTATATCCGATTTGCTTGCGTTTATCGTCGATTCAAAGATGTTGGCGAGTTAATGGAAGTCTTATTGTCAGCAACTCCAGATATGGAAAAATAGTCGAATTTTATTAAGGAGAAAGATTGTGCCGTTATCAGACGAAGAAATAGAGCAGTTTAAAAAAAGACTTTTAGAAATGAAGGCTAAATTATCACATACTCTTGAAGGGAATGCCCAAGAAGTGAAAAAACCAAACGAAGCTACAGGATATTCCCAACATCAAGCAGATCAAGGTACTGATACCTTTGATCGGACGATTAGTCTAGAAGTTACCACAAAAGAATACGAACTTCTAAGACAAATTAATAGAGCATTAGAAAAAATTGATGAGTCTTCTTACGGTATTTGTGATGTAAGTGGTGAAGAGATTCCCTTAGCTAGATTGATAGCCATTCCTTACGCTACTATGACTGTCAAAGCCCAGGGGCAATTTGAAAAGGGGCTCTTATCTGGTAACTAAGTCCTATGACAACTCGCTTTCGTAGTATACTCCTAGTTATCATCTTGCTTGTTTTAACCGATTGGATTACTAAACTAGTTGTGTTATTACAATATAAAGATCTTCAAATATTAACGCACCCCACCCTATATACCCATAGTTGGGGTCGATTTTCATTTTCACTTACTCCAGTATTTAATGAAGGAGCTGCTTTTGGTCTCTTTTCAAATTATAAATATTTTCTATTCCTTTTACGTATATTTATTATTTTGGGGATTCTTGCTTATCTTTTATTTAAAAAACAATCTACCTCATCATTAACTCGAGGCGCGCTAGTTCTTCTCTGTTCAGGAGCTATAGGCAACGTTGGGGATATTGTCTTTTACGGACACGTAGTGGATTTTATTTCTTTTAATTATAAACAATGGGCATTCCCAACGTTTAACCTTGCAGACATCTTTATTTCTTCAGGCACACTGCTACTCCTTTACAAGTTTTATTTTCCTACAAAACAAATTGAAAAAAAGAGATAATAGAGGCCTCTTACTGAGGAACTTAATAATTTCTTAACTATCTTTTGGTTGTGATGAAATCTCCAATGTTATTTTTATCATTTTTTGATGATTTTTTTTGGTCTTACGTCGCCTTTATCCTTATCATTGTTCTGGGAGTCAGCTTTTCTTGGAAGTCCCGGCTTGCTCAATTTACAAAATTCTCTCAATTTTGTAGACTTTTTCATTACTACTCCCAAAATTCTAAAAAAAATGAGACTAAACAAGGAGTTCATCCCTTAAAAGTATTTTTTGCCTCTGCAGGAGGAAATATCGGCATAGGAAACGTCGTAGGAATTGTAACAGCAGCCTGTATCGGTGGGCCTGGCGCTCTTTTTTGGGTATGGATTGCTGGTATCTTCGGTTCTATTGTCAAATACTCCGAGGTGTACTTAGGTATTAAGTTCCGTACATTAGATAGTGACGGTGTCTATCAAGGCGGTCCTATGTATTTTCTGACTAGGGCTTTCAAAACTCGCGCAATTTCTGTTATTGTTGCGATTCTTCTCTGTATTTATGGAGTAGAGATCTATCAATTCTCAGTAATCACTGATAGCCTTGCTCACTGCTGGAATATTCCTAAAATTTATCCGATGCTCGGTCTGCTCTTTCTTATCTTTTACGCAGTTCAAGGAGGCCTACAACGTGTAGGGAAAATTTGTTCAATAATTCTCCCTTTCTTTATGCTTCTCTACTGCAGCCTTGCTCTCTATATTCTATTTAAAGAATTTCATACTCTCCCCCATTTACTGGCCACTGTTTTTTCCTCAGCCTTTAAAGGGCAAAGTGCCCTTGGAGGAT is a window from the Chlamydia serpentis genome containing:
- the cdsZ gene encoding zinc ribbon domain regulatory protein CdsZ; its protein translation is MHDALLSILAIQELDIKMIRLMRVKKEHQKELAKVQSLKSDIRRKVQEKELEMENLKNQIRDGENRIQEISEQINKLENQQAAVKKMDEFNALTQEMTTANKERRSLEHQLSDLMDKQAGGEDLIVSLKESLASTENSSSVIEKEIFESIKKINEEGKSLLEQRSALKHTTNPELLSIYERLLNNKKDRVVVPIENRVCSGCHIVLTPQHENLVRKKDRLIFCEHCSRILYWQESQANVQESSTAKRRRRRAAV
- a CDS encoding KpsF/GutQ family sugar-phosphate isomerase — protein: MNPLMISTDVCQDILSKQKESINFFFQTFQSEETIQLVEKMLDHSGWVFFSGVGKSGCVARKVVATLQSLSERSLFLSPIDLLHGDLGLVNAGDFVCLFSKSGETQELLNTIPHLKNRGVIIVGITSVPYSNLAALSDLVIILPSVSELDPFNLIPTNSTTCQMIFGDFLAMLLFHGRGISLSAYGHNHPSGQIGMKANGKVKDFMFPKTEVPFCNPEDKVGVCLEIISAYGCGCVCVINSQFRLIGIFTDGDLRRSLACHGGKVLSLSLSEVMTPNPRFITEDADIAIALQLMETNSPVAVLPVLDNEENRHVTGLLHMHTLAKAGLL
- a CDS encoding dihydrolipoamide acetyltransferase family protein, which produces MFEFQFPKIGETNSGGSIVRWLKHLGDHVAKDEPVIEISTDKIATELASPQAGRLIRFCVDEGDEVAAGDVLGLIEVEDASPETPLSSQAGYETGSQRCLGISSSGWFSPAVLSLAQREGIDFDKLQKIAGTGQGGRVTRQDLEAYILEVRQVATSQIFEGEESRVPMSPLRKAIASSLRKSSDEVPHASLIVDVDVTDLMNLIAGERQRFLDIHGVKLTITSFIVHCLAQTLKQFPLLNGSLDGTTIVMKKSINVGIAVNLNKEGVVVPVIHNCQDRGLVSIAKALADLSVRARLNKLDPSEVQEGSVTVTNFGMTGALIGMPIIRYPEVAILGIGTIQKRVVVRDDDSLAIRKMIYVTLTFDHRVLDGIYGSEFLTSLKNRLESVTMS
- a CDS encoding dicarboxylate/amino acid:cation symporter produces the protein MKLWMKIFIGLFVGVTLGLVLEDKAIFFKPIGDIFLNLLSMVVYPLVFCSMVLGIASISDMKKLGRIGVKSVGLYLVTTAVAIVIGLCFAWIFCPGSGCDFTDSSFVSAELNVDSKKNATYFLSTISQIFPSNPVRSFAEGNILQIIIFALFLGIALRLSGDRGRPVERFIDGFSEIMLRMVNMIMNFAPYGVGASMAWIAGNHGLGVLWQLGKFIIAYYLACLFHAIFVFGGLVRFGCNMSFSRFLNAMMDAISCAVSTASSSATLPVTMRCVSKNLGVSTEVSGFVLPLGATVNMNGTAIFQGMAAVFIAQAYNCPLPWGSLLLLVVTATFSAVGSAGVPGGGMITLGSVLASVGLPIQGIAILAGIDRLRDIVGTPMNILGDAVVATYVASREDELTSPESKQERVKTTEKVKLHDI
- the lpxK gene encoding tetraacyldisaccharide 4'-kinase; this encodes MKKRFPSPLFFLYRRLTLAISLEGVLGWGQLGSLLSKGFSCLVACWNWLPLPSPLRVRATVISVGNIVIGGAGKTPTVLWLAEALRLKGYSCGVLSRGYKSESSRRKELTIVNAKEHSASYVGDEPLLMAEKLPEGCVWVHKDRRVSAAKAAEKFDFLLLDDGLQYRKLHKDIEIAVVNGQDPLGGHAFFPKGRLRDFPARLKTVDAIVINDGGEESETLVKSISDALRVSVVPKIASVVWTHNGEHISEETLRDLRVGVFCGLGFPQGFLNMLKKAGIRVLGKYLLPDHVGITKKELNYFCQQMVMRQGQGLLCTEKDSVKLPRLSEDSSLLPIGKVQMRLSVNEENATSLLNMIDQIHKNRGN
- a CDS encoding RNA methyltransferase, with protein sequence MECIGKHNFRVKEALSLKRSRCRKSSWFLVEGTREIQKALHAGYICQHVFCGTHLVEKEKEFLNKLKKDSIEVLYCLDSTLAQLSFKEHYDNFIAVMQKKIWSREDFLTQRRNIQPFYLIIEQIEKPGNLGAILRIADGAGVDGVILCDPVVDLYNPNVVRSSLGAVFSLPILSLFITEVQELLKQEGWQVFVTSPQAEQLYFSKNYRGATALVFGSEKDGLTKNWFCEDFLKIALPMCGESDSLNLSASVAAVAYEVVRQRWLN
- a CDS encoding class I SAM-dependent methyltransferase is translated as MDYKLLDSGDGNKLECFGPVTLIRPSGVAVWPKSSPHLWSQAQVQYVRQGEQGFWKSYKHVPEEWVISCYDVRCLLKKTPFGHLGMFPEHMGFWPALEAAIQKHRDCRVLNLFAYTGASSIFAAKCGGRVTHVDASQAAVRWAQRNVEENVFHEKRIFWVVEDVVSFLKKEIRRNRGYHIILLDPPTYGRGPNKEIFKIEKDMFSLLSLCSRLLIMDASYFLLTSHTPGHTPEFLKAIARRSLTHLIPEGWSCGESFCGKGETALPAGSFVQWSA
- a CDS encoding riboflavin synthase subunit alpha: MFSGIVQELGEVCFLEPQGKGLALGVKSTSVFSSVLLPGCSIAVDGVCLTLKFQNKKGLFFDVIPETLACTTLGERQCGDLVNLESALKMGESVGGHLLSGHVLETAEISDIKENRYYFLTPKELAPYLFDKGFIAVDGVSLTIVSVDFTTFSVGLIPETLQRTTLGKKGVGERVNIEIDMSTKVQVDTMKRILAQA
- the nrdR gene encoding transcriptional regulator NrdR, which codes for MRCPFCNHGELKVIDSRNALEANAIKRRRECLKCSQRFTTFETVELTLQVLKRDGRYENFQESKLIHGLNAASSHTRIGQDQVHAIASNVKSELLGKQNREISTKEIGELVMKHLKKADMIAYIRFACVYRRFKDVGELMEVLLSATPDMEK
- a CDS encoding TraR/DksA family transcriptional regulator, producing the protein MPLSDEEIEQFKKRLLEMKAKLSHTLEGNAQEVKKPNEATGYSQHQADQGTDTFDRTISLEVTTKEYELLRQINRALEKIDESSYGICDVSGEEIPLARLIAIPYATMTVKAQGQFEKGLLSGN
- the lspA gene encoding signal peptidase II, with protein sequence MTTRFRSILLVIILLVLTDWITKLVVLLQYKDLQILTHPTLYTHSWGRFSFSLTPVFNEGAAFGLFSNYKYFLFLLRIFIILGILAYLLFKKQSTSSLTRGALVLLCSGAIGNVGDIVFYGHVVDFISFNYKQWAFPTFNLADIFISSGTLLLLYKFYFPTKQIEKKR
- a CDS encoding amino acid carrier protein, with the translated sequence MKSPMLFLSFFDDFFWSYVAFILIIVLGVSFSWKSRLAQFTKFSQFCRLFHYYSQNSKKNETKQGVHPLKVFFASAGGNIGIGNVVGIVTAACIGGPGALFWVWIAGIFGSIVKYSEVYLGIKFRTLDSDGVYQGGPMYFLTRAFKTRAISVIVAILLCIYGVEIYQFSVITDSLAHCWNIPKIYPMLGLLFLIFYAVQGGLQRVGKICSIILPFFMLLYCSLALYILFKEFHTLPHLLATVFSSAFKGQSALGGFAGCTVATTIHQGISRAAYSGDIGIGFDSIIQSESSAKDPSTQAQLSIVGIAIDNLICTLSLLMVLASGSWSLGLENASQTVEHTLNSYFPMVKFFLPTFFFVTGYTTIISYFLVGKKCAKFLYGKPGAQIYTLYGFLILPLFCFLSQNTALLIMSVSGALLLCFNLLGVFLLRKEVEFPKKPPFLKDTSFSMD